CGAGCCATAGTGGGTCACCTCCTAAGTTTTTTCTATCTGTTTTATGATGTGCATGTGTGTATTGTGTTTGTGTCAGACACTGACAGCTCTTTGTTACACTCAAACTCAATCATACAGTAAGCCTGGCTTCAATTATCTCTCTTCCCATTCCTCCTTTTGCTGATCTGTTATTTTCTCCATAAGCCCCGGTGTCTCTAGTTTTGTTTTCGTCCTTACCCAAAAAGCAGAAACTAATACACTCTTGCAGGAGTTTCCTAAGTTTTGTTCTTCTTCCCAATTTTGGTTGCTTATGAGATTCATATTTTCCCCCAAATGCCTCTATTTCCCTGAGTCCTTTTTACTCATTTCTCTTGTTGTCTGCTTCACGCAATCATTAATGCCATTTGATGAACGAAGACCCTTCATATTATAGTGGTTGATGATTTTGAGTTTTTAAGAATCAAACTTTTTTCATATTTTTCCTGAAAAGGATGGTCACCATTATTAGTGGCAAAGGCACACTCACACCTACCAAACATGAATCTTGTGCAATGCATGTTTCCCTTGTTTTGTGTTTTGTGTGATTAAACCTTTCTTTGGTATCAAATTTTATTTGCTTCTAAAGCTTTGTTCCCATTTTGCCAATCTCTGCAACCTGTCAAAGTCCACAGATTCAATCTGGGTACCTTGGAAAAAGTTGAAAGAAGGCTTTTTTCACCATCTGGGTATTCACAAATCTGTGTTTCCTATCAGGGTTTTGTGTAAAAATTGAATCTTGAAGGTTTTTCTCGTCTGGGTTTTGAGAAAAGTTTGAGGTTCTTTGAGAAAAGTTTCAATCTTGAGGCTTTTCTCATCTGGGTTTAGGAGTATTTGGCTTCTGTGTTATGCGGTGTTGGAGTTGGAGGTGAGGGGTGTCCAGATCAAAAAAATGGCGAATCTTGTCCCTGGTGTGCTGCTCAAGCTTTTACAGCACATGAACACAGATGTGAAAGTGGCCGGTGAGCACAGGTCGTCTCTGTTACAAGTTGTGAGCATTGTTCCAGCTCTGGCAGGGGGCGAGCTTTTCCCAAACCAAGGCTTCTATCTCAAGGTATCAGATTCCTCTCATGCAACTTATGTGTCTTTGCCTGATGAACACGATGATTTAATTCTCAGTGATAAGATTCAATTGGGTCAGTTCATTCATGTGGACCGGCTTCAAGCCGCTACACCGGTCCCCATTCTTCATGGGGTTAGGCCTGTTCCGGGGAGACACCCTTGTGTAGGGAGCCCTGAGGACATTGTTGCAACACATTCTCTTGGGTTTCTTAACAATAATGCGAATTCAGGTTCAAAGAATGGTGAAAGAGTGAAATCTGAGTCTAAAGTATTAGGAAGTGGTCATGGTGGAGCAAGATCAAATGGTAGCAGTGCCAAGGAGGAGAAATTAGATAAGAAACCCGGGTCTTTTGATAGATCAAAGTCTCAGCCATCTAAACCATCATTGAGTATTGAGGTGAAGAAGGAATCTCTGGCCAGATTGAGGTCCTTGAATTCAAGGTCTATTCCATCATCTCCAACAAGTTGTTATTCATTGCCACCGTCTTTTGAGAAATTTTCAAATAGTGTCAAGACTCAGGGAAAAGTAAAGGCAACAGCTAAGGTGGGAGGTGTAGAAAAGACTAGTTCTGTTCGTGGGCCAAGTCCCAATGGGAGGAAATCATTATCCGGAAACCCAATCAAGAATTTGGTTCAGGGATTTGATATGGGGGCCAAGGCTCTAAGGAAGAGCTGGGAAGGAAATATGGAAGTGAAGGGTAGAGAGAGTTCAAAATCGAGGGATACTAGACGTGATTCGAAGTTAGAAGTTCGCCCATCTGTAAGTTTCTATTGTGCTTCAACTTTGGTTATGAGATTGATGCAACTAGATTTTCTGGTTTAATTGATATATAATTTTTTGGATACACCCTTTATTTGATATTGATTCAGTCATTGAACTTGTTTGCTCATCTGGATATTCTTGTAAGAGAGTATTTAAATCTGGCAATAAACAATTCAAATAACTGTAATACTAAAATTATATTGTTTCAAAGTTCTTCTCTGTTCTTTTTTCTTGAATTTGCAGTAACCACCTTCCAAAAGATTAAGAAAAATATTTCAGTTTTTATTTCCCTTATGCACAATTTCTAATTATTGACAATATGCATTGTCCAGGCTCCTAGGAAAAGTATCTCAAATGAGAGATTGCCGTCTAAAGAGGAAATGCAGATATCTGCAAAATCATTGAAGGAGGAGAATAAGGTTCAACAGTCTACAAAGAAAGTTACAGCAAACGGAACCATGGGTGATCAAGACAAGTCAATTAAATCAAGAATATCCGTTGGAAAGAGATCATCGGATGCATCTAACAATGGATTTCCGGGAAACTTGGTCAAGGTTCCTTTAAGTAACAGAAAATTGACAGATGGAGGTTTTCCATGGGCTTCGCTTCCATCATCAGTTGCAAAGCTTGCAAAGGTATAGTTTCTCTAACATCTTAGATTTTGGTTAGTTAACTGCATAAAGCTTCTCATTTTCCGCTTATTGAGTAAATTACAATGTCCTTCTGCCATTACGTTGGGTAAAGAGTGCTGTCATATTTCAGAGGTTTTTCCTACTGAAGTTTGATAAAAAGAACCATGTTTGTTAATTGTTTTTGCGTATTAGATAATGATATTGCCTTATTTGTACTCCTTTGTTTTGCTTTGTACCAATCGAGGAGCGTAATTTTCAACAATAGTTTCATTTATTTCGAAGCAACAGCTAACTTTTCTCTCTTCTGTGTGAGTTTAGTGACATACATGTTATTTGGTATGGTAGTCTTTCTATATTTGTACTATGTTCTGCAACTTAGCACTTCTCTTACTATATACTTTCACATTTATCATTATAGGAAGTTTTGAGGCACAGGGAGTCAGCACAAATGGCAGCAATAGAGGCAATCCAGGAAGCTTCTACTGCAGAGAGCTTACTTCGGTGTTTGAGGTAAGGCCAGTGACATTGAATTCATTTACTTGTAGCTTCCTTTTGTTGATTACAATTATTGTGGTCAAATTTTAACTTTTAGCACTTCACATGCTGCATATCTTCCGCCTATTTAGGCTATGATTCACTTTGTGCCTGTAAATTTCTATTTGGTTGTATGCTATGTAGATAGCATATAACAAATTTTAACCCAAAGAAATTTAAATCGCAATAACTGGTGCAATTTAATTCATCAGACAGGCCTGTTTGTAAGTTTCTCAGGCTTCAGAGCTTGACAGAGATAAAAGAAAAATCCATTTTCCCTCTAGATTCAAGATTCATGTCCTTAAACATATGAGATCATTGTGTTGGTGGTGGGGTACCGGGGCGGTAAGGCATTTAGTTAGTGTAGTGGAACCAGGTCATAAACACGGGGATATGAACAGCAATGGTTCATCTTAGATTATAACAGATATAACAATGTTCAGTTTGCATGATAATAAGAAAACTCTTTTTACTTTATGTACATAAAATTATGATCTTGGGGTGGTTATGCATGTATTTATCATGAAGGCAAGGATCAATGTGAAGATGATAAATATGGACGGTGGCAGTCACATGTGGGGTTGATGAAGCTGGATATGCTGCTTTTAACCTTAAGGTTATGGCAAGTTATTACTTTAGCACCTTAGGAAAGTAATAAATGATGAGACGGTAGTTAGTATTTAGTAGAAATGGGCAGGCCCATGGTTTGCTCCTAGTGCTGTGGGGTTCATGCCCCCTCATGGTATCTGCCAAGCTATTTGCTAGTTTCCTCGTCCTCGAGATTCTAGGGTCTGGGAGGTTGAGCATTCTAAACTAGAAGATACGGAAGATTAGAATGTTGTTAGGTTTTCTTAATCAGTTATTCGTACTTTCGTAGTCTAATGCATATATATGATCCCTAAGCATCCAAGCCACGGCTAGATGATTATTGTGATCAACGCAATCCATTTCCATTCCAGCTGCTTTTTCGGTTGAACTTCCTGATCAGTTCTTTTCATTAGCCTATTTCATCTTAATCCTACATCTATCTGCATATACGATACGTGGGTACTTGGGTAGCCTGTTTCCGTTTCCTCCTATACTCTCTTGAGATATTGTGCATGTTACAAGCCGTCCAAAGAAGTTACTGTTGGAGTCCAATTTTTACTTAAAAAATACTGAGTAGCAGTAACGTGCAAGTTATGTGGATACAAATGCTTTAGATGTACAAGTTGTTCTTTAAGCTGAGAGAATTTAACTGTCATATGAGTAACCGGGTATCGAGGTGATAGATACCCAACTGTGGCTGTGTTTCCGTATCCTAAGTATGGATGCTTCAGCCACTTTTTTTGGAGTACATGTAATTTGTAATGTCCTGCTATATCAGTTGTAGCTTTGAAAGTTTAAAGAGTTTCTTTTTCAGTTGTCTTTACATTCCTTTTTCCTAATGAACTTATTTCTTAAGAATATAAAGAAACAAAACATAAAAAAAGTAGAATGCTTAACTTCAAAGTATATACATCATGTATACGTGTAGTTCACCACTTGCTAGGTAGGATGCTTGCTGTGCCATTCCTGGAGAAAAAAATAGGTAGTGTAGGTGTATGATAGAAAGATAGTTTTTGAGACATCAACAAAACCAAGTCTTCCATTTTGATAACCTATTACTAGGTTAATATTTGAAAGATATAGAATTTACTCATTGTATGCTAAGATGACTTGATAATGTAAGACTACTTTGCAATAAGAAGAAGCAATCCCAAAAAAGAAAAAGAAGAAGACTCTGAACTTTTGCAAGTAAGTTTGTAAAGAGTCGGTCACAGTTGATTAATATTGGACTTCTGAATTGTGATCGAGGAAACAATAAGAATTGAAACATCTGATTGTGCAAACGAATCACTTCCAAGTGTGGCGTAGATTGATATTACCTTTTTTTAAGCTTAAGATTTGTAGTTTATTTGTCTGACATTCTATGTTTTCATGATTTGTCATGCAGCATATATTCTGAGCTAATTACCTCTGCCAAGGAAGATAATCCACAGCCTGCAGTGGAGCAGTTTTTAGCCCTCCATGCTAACTTGAATAATGCTCGTCTAGTAGCTGATTCTCTATCCAAAATTACACCAGCTGGTTCATCCCCAGATCGTGAAGAAACCCCGTCAGAAGAAGTGCTAAAGGTTACTTCTGAGAGGCGGAAACAGGCAGCAACTTGGGTACAAGCTGCATTAGCAACTAATTTGTCTTCCTTCGCTG
Above is a window of Fragaria vesca subsp. vesca linkage group LG7, FraVesHawaii_1.0, whole genome shotgun sequence DNA encoding:
- the LOC101312186 gene encoding uncharacterized protein LOC101312186 — protein: MANLVPGVLLKLLQHMNTDVKVAGEHRSSLLQVVSIVPALAGGELFPNQGFYLKVSDSSHATYVSLPDEHDDLILSDKIQLGQFIHVDRLQAATPVPILHGVRPVPGRHPCVGSPEDIVATHSLGFLNNNANSGSKNGERVKSESKVLGSGHGGARSNGSSAKEEKLDKKPGSFDRSKSQPSKPSLSIEVKKESLARLRSLNSRSIPSSPTSCYSLPPSFEKFSNSVKTQGKVKATAKVGGVEKTSSVRGPSPNGRKSLSGNPIKNLVQGFDMGAKALRKSWEGNMEVKGRESSKSRDTRRDSKLEVRPSAPRKSISNERLPSKEEMQISAKSLKEENKVQQSTKKVTANGTMGDQDKSIKSRISVGKRSSDASNNGFPGNLVKVPLSNRKLTDGGFPWASLPSSVAKLAKEVLRHRESAQMAAIEAIQEASTAESLLRCLSIYSELITSAKEDNPQPAVEQFLALHANLNNARLVADSLSKITPAGSSPDREETPSEEVLKVTSERRKQAATWVQAALATNLSSFAVYSKESSSTSVPASASSQNQKNVSAIQPILVLDNSTKNGTTKSQGKVRQTVGSKVVASPGTPRRLGDGSAMGQKPQAQPLPEWIKGNGLYETVDLAEMLRLHSQDWFLKFVERFLDADVDTSALSDNGQISGMLTQLKSVNDWLDSIGSNTDAEEATAVSEETIDRLRKKIYEYLLTHVESAAAALGGGAQASPRLPPTDTNVRK